A stretch of the Plasmodium berghei ANKA genome assembly, chromosome: 10 genome encodes the following:
- a CDS encoding 60S ribosomal protein L10, putative: MGRRPARCYRYCKNKPYPKSRYCRGVPDPKIRIYDMGRKKADVNEFSGVVHLVSYEYEQISSEALEAARISANKYMITNCGKDNFHLRVRIHPFHVLRINKMLSCAGADRLQTGMRGAFGKPNGVVARVDIGQVLLSIRTKENFVSKACEALRRAKYKFPGRQKVFVSNKWGFTNFSKDQYQNYKKKGRIISDGVTCKFIREKGPLDKIYKDINTIIES; the protein is encoded by the coding sequence atgGGAAGAAGACCAGCAAGGTGTTATAgatattgtaaaaataaacccTACCCTAAGAGTAGATATTGTAGAGGTGTACCTGATCCTAAAATAAGAATATATGATATGGGAAGAAAAAAAGCAGATGTCAATGAATTCAGTGGTGTTGTACATTTAGTGTCTTATGAATATGAACAGATTTCATCAGAAGCTTTAGAAGCAGCTCGTATTAGTgcaaacaaatatatgatcACAAATTGTGGTAAAGATAATTTCCATTTAAGAGTAAGAATTCATCCTTTTCATGTTTTaagaattaataaaatgctTTCATGCGCTGGTGCCGATAGGCTTCAAACCGGTATGAGAGGTGCATTTGGAAAACCCAATGGTGTTGTTGCGCGGGTAGACATTGGTCAAGTTTTACTTTCTATTCGaacaaaagaaaattttgtTTCTAAAGCATGTGAAGCTTTAAGAAGAgctaaatataaatttccAGGTCGACAAAAAGTTTTCGTTAGTAATAAATGGGGATTTactaatttttcaaaagatcaatatcaaaattataaaaaaaaaggaagaaTTATTTCAGATGGTGTTACTTGCAAATTTATTAGAGAAAAAGGACCATTAGATAAAATCTACAAAGATATTAACACTATTATTGAATCATAA
- a CDS encoding atypical protein kinase, ABC-1 family, putative yields the protein MNQYDQWNRRIRTIWYCSSLYVEYKNALRKSKKMPVEKKNEYWEKKHEEFATKMLNNIYELRGWWVKVGQFLSTQENIMPVAYIEKFTKLQDMMPTSPFEKIEVILKRELGSMYELFEYIDKTPLASASIGQVHKARLKKGMIIDNMNKSYKNDYNVIIKIQHEGIDKFLSSDISTLKKVSWAFGLIDKNFNFGDYIEEWQNSASRELNYNYELYHQLLAYNTCKNSSIDLKIPKIYCAYTTSKVLVMEYIKGFKITDTKYIKKYNINTYDLIYKIIDYFAYQIHSDGFFHGDPHPGNILVMLKRDCNKDKRARSNKCSKEKKKKKNYYEINELSSQNKMLNHNENEFRSLSNYDNNINKFMKRHSLGNESCASMEEFISSRYNITKLKSGINKSRNSYSKMCNSSAIHKKRKEDIANKVLRNDYKYIINNIDIINNENKTNDNGMNKSKEEQESTITSNKSVSKLEHSGSYIKSDSKILKINQNWKNGILNFLWKDSKEINKDKICATSTELDDEIIKENDNNLSKKSYDNNLKEKKKKKKTYECVPVIIDWGLIKQLDNVMKLAFCKLVYNINCMNFINIIEAFEDMGFCFNDDFTYDPEIYIENLKKFFLKKFEESEIKLNENENTSNNNGKENNMSFLKNMDKNEVIEKSPISDVPKDIIFFLRVASLLHGLCTQLNVKINYLSIFSKRAKEALENTYKPIDTSIYITPISKRPKTFLEKRIHNFIKKLYQKKKILGCQICIIHKKKIVVDTCVGMIGVIDRRPITRHSLFNGYSLNKLILNIALIHLIYNKNNDEDTFENEHLNLCGVNKNSNFSKQFEKDIVKQNENKNKNLKDFQDQTTHFDFSNLKNEIDEIDKIDDRCNNSKNISVIENSDEKKENQNNNKIEYSINNLQSKDYKKKKLTQINSEKETYKNIELEKIKKFKQKLNSPISNYWDGFICNNKKYITIKDFLTLKCYIRKPFHENITLNKFINYDSMVNMIENAKNYNVKNKSKTYGEYMYLIDTYIISELIYNISGLKYYEYIYKNIIKPLNLEEEMFIPLPSYFLNNFNDKNKKTNKTPQNNSTNNNKVVSGFISSNNFGNISSDLVNIKDNEFEAHDAQNVSFYNYKGSYIESYYNSKGSENKCNNNISNFRKKKYEYKDKRPFFIYKDNRNNLENQELSNNVWFKNKRINGIYKLSNNLFENKFINISNYNYKINKNNILTNINNKKNNEVIKNLNRSASVDVYFSTKKTIDIKKKVKSESIEKTKVLSLNINQHSSDFSENTNIKPERFDKSQSFKDSLKKENNKKENFYDAKDNLTKDELNDVHEKYQSIETNKDKNNGCNDKIETNIKQKDVFSLKHTFFNHVDNLKEKTRKINDSIKNIYENNDSIFLKNLFTSQKKGEKYNNRNFDNNNNINFDNIKDLEKDFDLRNIEYKHLYEKKNLKKIRKRDIFFESMLKHGKLNNVEQILNINKLKTPLKNIEKTKIINNSNIRSLSYNNIDHENNLFKNSEPIGDVNKNKNSGKCVNTNYENKQFFNNINEKGKLYYKNQENESNYNKKELIPSIFVSNIILEPNVDKNENRESITIKNYKEYKNNNLNFNENVKTLYESVVSENSSDESVNSILKENYNNYQKKKNIKYKKLYKYITELKEYIRNKEKQLEMIKKNEFEYNNSFIFENDHIFKINQDIYNKNEGNNFQTNNNNYDIKQKEAEYEIMKKELFKEKNLLKKLVNYKYSIIKKQIENITKKKTKKIIYNNEHSDEYAMFSDTDYNSNYEYRNYFFNTDYLKIKDRNINEKIKKLETYLIMKKTYKKNNSGHIPEIHHTINKHTDVYWKLVYSKRNETIAEKLSENGNLKNNFDNILNSNLQKGKKKINPDNGSENIANDIQKNKEINNMKKENDNNDINLNNANEQEEKIEPKFKSYLNNFNSKQCNKYISFFQLVQNKPYVLDPLIYDSKKILNKFIPINGRFTAKALTKVLAFTNENLFFPSKIMNKIRKVYTIEESIESFILTGGMSRKWGLGFQLFECEYDGEINEEFSIQNKKNKTKNKQQNKKTNKIIGYGQSDCSGCFTLSFPEINLSITLLLSDLYKGAETAHLILEYIMKLYGIRPKWKVPIKVSNLLKVL from the exons ATGAATCAATATGATCAATGGAACCGTAGGATACGA aCAATCTGGTATTGCAGCAGCTTATATGTTGAGTACAAAAATGCATTGAGAAAATCTAAAAAAATGCCagtagaaaaaaaaaatgaatattggGAAAAAAAGCATGAAGAATTCGCCACAAAAATgctaaataatatttacgAATTACGAG GATGGTGGGTTAAAGTTGGGCAATTTTTAAGCACccaagaaaatattatgccAGTTGCATATATAGAAAAGTTCACAAAATTACAAGATATGATGCCTACCTCAccttttgaaaaaattgaagttattttaaaaagggAATTAG gAAGTATGTATGAACTTTTCGAGTATATTGATAAAACTCCGCTTGCAAGTGCATCAATAGGACAAGTACACAAAGCTCGATTGAAAAAAGGGATGATTATTGACAACATGAACAAGTCATATAAAAACGATTATAatgttataataaaaattcaacATGAAGGTATagataaatttttatcgTCTGATATTAGTACATTGAAAAAAGTATCATGGGCTTTTGGATTAATAgacaaaaattttaattttggtGATTATATTGAAGAATGGCAAAATTCTGCATCTAGagaattaaattataattatgaatTATATCATCAATTGTTAGCTTATAATACATGTAAAAATTCATCTattgatttaaaaattcctaaaatatattgtgcATATACAACTTCAAAAGTTTTAGTAATGGAATATATTAAAGGATTTAAAATTACggatacaaaatatataaaaaaatataatataaatacatatgatttaatatataaaattatagatTATTTTGCCTATCAAATACATAGTGATGGTTTTTTTCATGGGGATCCTCATCCCGGAAATATCCTTGTTATGTTAAAAAGGGATTgtaataaagataaaagAGCTAGATCAAATAAATGTTccaaagaaaaaaaaaaaaaaaaaaattattatgaaataaatgaacTAAGTAgccaaaataaaatgctTAATCACaatgaaaatgaatttaGAAGTCTTTcaaattatgataataatataaataaatttatgaaaaGACATAGTTTAGGCAATGAATCATGTGCATCTATGGAAGAATTTATAAGTTCtagatataatattacaaaattaaaaagtggaataaataaatctCGAAACTCTTATTCAAAAATGTGCAACTCATCTGcgattcataaaaaaaggaaagaAGATATTGCGAACAAAGTTTTGAGGAAtgattataaatatattattaataatattgatataattaataatgaaaataaaacaaatgacAATGGAATGAATAAAAGCAAAGAGGAGCAAGAAAGCACTATAACCTCAAATAAAAGTGTATCTAAATTAGAACATTCTGgttcatatattaaatcggattcaaaaattttaaaaataaatcagaattggaaaaatggaatattaaattttctatGGAAAGATTCAaaagaaattaataaagataaaatatgtGCTACATCAACCGAATTAGACGATGAAAtcataaaagaaaatgataataatttgagcaaaaaaagttatgacaataatttaaaagaaaaaaaaaaaaaaaaaaaaacttatgAATGTGTACCAGTAATAATAGATTGGGGGCTTATAAAACAATTAGATAACGTAATGAAGTTAGCATTTTGTAAATTAGTATACAATATTAATTGTATGAactttataaatataatagaaGCATTTGAAGATATGGGGTTCTGTTTTAATGATGATTTCACATATGATcctgaaatatatattgaaaacttgaaaaagttttttttaaaaaaatttgaagaatctgaaataaaattaaatgaaaatgaaaatacttcaaataataatggaaaagaaaataatatgagttttttaaaaaatatggataaAAATGAAGTTATTGAAAAAAGTCCTATAAGTGATGTTCCTAaagatattattttttttttaagagtTGCATCTTTGTTACATGGTTTATGTACACaattaaatgtaaaaataaattatttaagtatattttcaaaacgAGCTAAAGAAGCTTTGGAAAATACTTATAAACCTATTGACacatctatatatattacaccAATCAGTAAAAGAccaaaaacatttttagaaaaaagaatacataattttattaaaaaattatatcaaaaaaaaaaaatattaggATGCCAAATATGcattattcataaaaaaaaaatcgttGTTGACACATGTGTTGGAATGATAGGAGTTATTGATCGACGGCCTATAACTAGgcattcattatttaatggatattctttaaataaattaattttaaatattgcACTGATTCAtcttatttataataaaaataatgatgaagaTACGTTTGAAAATGaacatttaaatttatgtggtgttaataaaaatagtaatttttctaaacaatttgaaaaagatatagttaaacaaaatgaaaataaaaataaaaatttgaaagATTTTCAAGATCAAACAACACATTTcgatttttcaaatttaaaaaatgaaattgaTGAAATAGACAAGATAGATGATAGATGTAATaattctaaaaatatttcagtaatagaaaatagtgatgaaaaaaaagaaaatcaaaataataacaaaatagaATATAGTATAAATAATCTACAATCAAaagattataaaaaaaaaaaacttactcaaataaatagtgaaaaagagacatataaaaatatcgaattagaaaaaataaaaaaatttaagcaaaaattaaattcgCCTATATCAAACTATTGGGACGgatttatatgtaataataaaaaatatataacaataaaagATTTTTTAACTTTGAAATGCTATATTAGGAAACCATttcatgaaaatataactttaaataaatttattaactATGATAGTATGGTTAATATGATAgaaaatgcaaaaaattataatgtaaaaaataaatccaAAACATATGGtgaatatatgtatttaattgacacatatattatttcagaattaatttacaatatttctggattaaaatattacgaatatatttataaaaatattataaagcCTTTAAATTTAGAAGAAGAAATGTTTATTCCACTTCCatcttattttttgaacaattttaatgataaaaataaaaaaacaaataaaactccacaaaataattccactaataataacaaagtAGTATCTGgatttatttcttcaaataattttggaAATATTTCTTCTGATTTGGTAAATATAAAGGATAATGAATTTGAGGCACATGATGCTCAAAAtgtttcattttataaCTATAAAGGATCATATATTGAATCTTATTATAATTCAAAAGGTAGTGAAAACAAAtgcaataataatatttcaaattttcgaaaaaaaaaatatgaatataaagaTAAGCGAccgttttttatatacaagGATAATAGGaataatttagaaaatcAAGAATTATCTAATAATGTTTggtttaaaaataaaagaataaatggtatatataagctttcaaataatttgtttgaaaataaatttataaatataagtaactataactataaaataaataaaaataatattttaacaaatataaacaataaaaaaaacaatgaGGTTATTAAAAACTTGAATAGATCTGCAAGTGTAgatgtatatttttcaacaaaaaaaactatagatattaaaaaaaaagtaaaaagtGAAAGtattgaaaaaacaaaagtaTTATCTTTGAATATTAATCAGCATTCTTCTGATTTTAGTGAAAATACAAACATAAAGCCAGAAAGGTTTGATAAATCGCAAAGTTTTAAAGATTcgttaaaaaaagaaaataataagaaaGAAAACTTTTATGATGCAAAAGACAATTTGACAAAAGATGAGTTAAACGATGTTCatgaaaaatatcaaagtattgaaacaaataaagataaaaataatggatgtaatgataaaatagaaactaatataaaacaaaaagatGTTTTTAGTTTAAAacatacattttttaaccATGTCgataatttaaaagaaaagacAAGAAAGATTAATGattctataaaaaatatatatgaaaataatgatagtatttttttaaagaatttGTTTACATCTCAAAAGAAAggagaaaaatataacaatagaaattttgataacaataataatataaactttgataatattaaagatTTGGAAAAAGATTTCGATTTAAGAAATATAGAATATAAgcatttatatgaaaaaaaaaacttaaaaaaaattcgaaAGCgcgatattttttttgaaagtATGTTAAAACATGGAAAGCTTAATAATGTTGAAcaaattttgaatataaataaattaaaaacaccgcttaaaaatattgaaaaaacaaaaataataaataattctaaTATAAGATCACTAAGTtacaataatattgatcatgaaaataatttatttaaaaattcagAACCAATTGGagatgtaaataaaaataaaaattcaggaaaatgtgtaaatacaaattatgaaaataaacaattttttaataatataaatgaaaaaggaaaattatattataaaaaccaagaaaatgaatcaaattataataaaaaagaattaattCCATCGATTTTTGTAagcaatattattttagaACCTAATGTAgacaaaaatgaaaatagaGAATCTATtactattaaaaattataaagaatataaaaataataatttaaattttaatgaaaatgttaaaaCACTTTATGAGAGTGTCGTTTCAGAAAATAGTAGTGATGAATCTGTAAATagtatattaaaagaaaattataataattatcaaaaaaaaaaaaatattaaatataaaaaattatataaatatattaccGAACTAAAGGaatatataagaaataaaGAAAAGCAATTAgagatgataaaaaaaaatgaatttgaatataataatagttttatttttgaaaatgatcatatttttaaaataaatcaagatatttataacaaaaatgaaGGAAATAACTTTCagacaaataataataattatgatattaaacaaaaagaAGCAGAATAtgaaattatgaaaaaagaattgtttaaagaaaaaaatttattaaaaaaattagtaaattataaatattcaattattaaaaaacaaatagaaaatataacaaaaaaaaaaactaaaaaaattatatataataatgagcATTCAGATGAATATGCTATGTTTAGTGATACTGATTATAATAGTAATTATGAATATcgaaattatttttttaatacagattatttaaaaataaaagatagaaatattaatgaaaaaataaaaaagttagaaacatatttgataatgaaaaaaacatataagaaaaataactCTGGACATATACCTGAAATACATCACACTATTAATAAACATACAGATGTTTATTGGAAATTAGTATATTCAAAAAGAAATGAAACTATAGCAGAGAAATTATCAGAAAATggaaatttgaaaaataattttgataatatattaaactCTAATTTGCAAAaaggtaaaaaaaaaataaatccaGATAATGGTTCTGAAAATATTGCTAATGATatccaaaaaaataaagaaataaataatatgaaaaaagaaaatgataataatgatattaatttaaataatgcaaatgaacaagaagaaaaaatagaaccaaaatttaaatcgtatctaaataattttaattcaaaacaatgtaataaatatatatccttTTTTCAATTAGTACAAAACAAACCATATGTCTTAGATCCACTCATATAtgattcaaaaaaaatattaaacaaatttatacCAATAAATGGGCGATTTACCGCGAAGGCTTTAACTAAAGTTTTAGCCTTtacaaatgaaaatttattttttccttctaaaattatgaacaaaatacGAAAAGTTTATACAATTGAAGAAAGCATAgaatcttttattttaactGGGGGTATGAGCCGAAAATGGGGATTAGGGTTTCAATTATTTGAGTGTGAATATGATGGCgaaataaatgaagaattttcaattcaaaataaaaaaaacaaaacaaaaaacaaacaacaaaacaaaaaaacaaacaaaattataggATATGGTCAATCTGATTGTTCAGGATGTTTTACTCTTTCATTTCctgaaataaatttatcgATAACCTTATTATTATCCGACTTATATAAAGGAGCAGAg ACTGCACATTTAATATtggaatatataatgaagtTATATGGAATTAGACCGAAATGGAAAGTGCCCATAAAGGTTTccaatttattaaaagttttataa
- a CDS encoding serine/threonine protein phosphatase PP1, with product MALEIDIDNVISKLIEVRGTRPGKNVNLTENEIKILCLSSREIFLNQPILLELEAPIKICGDIHGQFYDLLRLFEYGGFPPDANYLFLGDYVDRGKQSLETICLLLAYKIKYPENFFLLRGNHECASINRIYGFYDECKRRYSVKLWKTFIDCFNCLPVAAIIDEKIFCMHGGLSPELNNMEQIRKITRPTDVPDNGLLCDLLWSDPEKEINGWGENDRGVSFTFGQDVVHNFLRKHELDLICRAHQVVEDGYEFFAKRQLVTLFSAPNYCGEFDNAGAMMSVDETLMCSFQILKPVEKKKITT from the exons ATGGCATTAGAAATAGATATAGATAATGTAATATCTAAACTAATAGAAGTTAGAGGAACAAGACCAGggaaaaatgtaaatttgacagaaaatgaaatcaaaattttatgtttatcGAGTAgagaaatttttttaaatcaaccaatattattagaatTAGAAGCTccgataaaaatatgtggAGATATTCATGGACAGTTTTATGATTTGTTAAGATTATTTGAATATGGTGGTTTTCCTCCGGAtgcaaattatttatttttag gtGACTATGTCGATAGAGGAAAACAAAGTTTAGAAACAATCTGTCTATTATTagcatataaaataaaatatcctgaaaattttttcttattaaGGGGGAATCATGAATGTGCATCTATAAATCGAATTTACGGTTTTTATGATGAATGCAAAAGAAGATATAGTGTTAAACTATGGAAAACTTTTATAGACTGCTTTAATTGTTTGCCAGTAGCTGCTATAatagatgaaaaaattttttgtatgCATGGTGGGTTATCACCAGAATTAAACAATATGGAGCAAATTCGAAAAATAACAAGACCTACAGATGTACCAGATAATG GCTTATTGTGTGACTTATTATGGTCAGATCCcgaaaaggaaataaatgGATGGGGGGAAAATGACAGAGGTGTTTCATTTACTTTTGGACAAGATGTagtacataattttttaagaaaacATGAACTTGATCTTATATGCAGAGCACACCAAGTTGTTGAGGATGGTTATGAATTTTTTGCGAAAAGACAATTAGTTACTTTATTTTCGGCTCCAAATTATTGTGGAGAGTTTGATAATGCAGGGGCTATGATGAGTGTTGATGAAACATTAATGTGTTCatttcaaattttaaagccagttgaaaaaaaaaaaataacgacataa
- a CDS encoding zinc finger protein, putative, giving the protein MIDTFIYWNFKGSKGSTNILRISLPCSYNTIKNKILEVANLNLQNSLDILLYHNNRVLNEYESIYNQMFIEVQRTSISVARNLLQNSNKSYLEKNKNVNPLNNNINDRSNVYDQNVQSKVNKYSQKYDNTTISSPISTPPINARNKPWNVYNRNSYGSIEKNNDDEDIKIQEIMESNNIYNSGYRGQINYYKKDKMNPNLYQHKLKRMPNSSNIKKVPSFQKGISGSAYNTMNNNAYNFSKTDNSSFFGGLNRQKQNNNEGYNKYDKNKTHHWSVNSYNNNEYPSSEANNEYIHPDYICHMCGKKGHSIKNCTMSAFNNNKKIKVPTGIPANFLTKINAEDIYKYDQIYILKDGSYGILKNVEEVSGSAYLYRSVDDKLNIYLGVNEKNKDENNNNNNSYTNNIQDNTNKFGSNLNPLNNTDNDSNKISNIYKCLLCKKLYTSPITLHCCGETYCKSCIFIYNKKNKNDYYPINSKVQSIKCPNCHKYVDTNELIINTNIKNVIDIILKKETTEDTLDKTNLDKNGKVFRENMNKTDNVLNYNNMMDKEFLNNSNPLQSHKTFNINTKGNEYNPLTNINEIRIGNSDENYNTLSYINNNMPGNIYSNNNNIILEKNNENNNIRFGFNPLINTPINLQELKKQHDFAIAYISKYKIEKGIKKKRKNVDLSMLLASKKVR; this is encoded by the coding sequence ATGATTGacacatttatatattggaATTTTAAGGGAAGTAAGGGAAGCACTAACATACTAAGGATATCATTACCATGTAGTtataatacaataaaaaataaaatattagaaGTAGCCaatttaaatttacaaaatagcTTAGACAttcttttatatcataataatagagttttaaatgaatatgaaagtatatataaccAAATGTTTATAGAAGTTCAAAGAACTAGTATTAGCGTGGCGAGGaatttattacaaaatagtaacaaatcatatttagaaaaaaataaaaatgttaatcctttaaataataatattaatgatagATCAAATGTATATGATCAAAATGTTCAATCAAaagttaataaatattctcaaaaatatgataacaCTACAATTTCTTCCCCTATATCTACTCCGCCAATTAATGCTCGTAATAAACCATGGAATGTTTATAACAGAAATAGTTATGGTtctattgaaaaaaataacgatgatgaagatataaaaattcaagAAATTATGgaaagtaataatatatataattctgGATATAGAGGtcaaattaattattacaaaaaagacaaaatgAATCCTAACTTATATCAGCATAAATTAAAGAGAATGCCAAATTCGtcaaatattaaaaaggtTCCTAGTTTTCAAAAGGGAATATCAGGATCTGCTTATAATACCatgaataataatgcatataatttttctaaaacTGATAACAGTTCGTTTTTTGGTGGCTTAAATCGtcaaaaacaaaacaacAATGAGGGATATAacaaatatgataaaaataagacaCATCATTGGTCGGTCAAtagttataataataatgaatatcCAAGTTCCGAAGCAAACaatgaatatattcatCCAGATTATATATGCCATATGTGTGGAAAAAAGGGGCatagtataaaaaattgtacaATGAGtgcatttaataataataaaaaaataaaagttcCAACTGGAATTCCAGCTAATTTCTTGACGAAAATAAATGCAGaagatatttataaatatgaccaaatatatatattgaaagATGGTAGTTATggtatattaaaaaatgttgaaGAAGTAAGTGGAAgtgcatatttatacaGAAGTGTAGATGATAAACTTAACATTTATTTAGGagtaaatgaaaaaaataaagatgaaaataataacaataacaATAGTTACACAAACAATATTCAAGATAATACAAACAAATTTGGATCGAATTTAAATCCTTTAAATAATACAGATAATGATTCtaataaaatttcaaatatatataaatgtttattatgcaaaaaattgtatacaTCCCCAATTACACTACATTGCTGTGGTGAAACATATTGTAAATcttgtatatttatatataataaaaaaaataaaaatgattattATCCTATTAATTCAAAGGTTCAATCTATAAAATGCCCAAATTGTCATAAATATGTGGATACTAATGAgttaattattaatactaatattaaaaatgtgattgatattattttaaaaaaagaaacaacTGAAGATACACTtgataaaacaaatttggataaaaatggaaaagtATTTCgagaaaatatgaataaaactGATAATGTTCTAaactataataatatgatgGATAAAGAATTTCTTAACAACTCAAATCCTTTACAATCTCataaaacatttaatataaatacaaaagGAAACGAATATAACCCCcttacaaatataaatgaaataagaATAGGGAATAGTGacgaaaattataatacattatcctatataaataataatatgcctggaaatatttattctaataataataatatcattttagaaaaaaacaatgaaaataataatatccGCTTTGGATTTAACCCTTTAATTAATACACCCATAAATTTACAAGAACTAAAAAAACAACACGATTTTGCAATAGCTTATATTTCGAAATATAAAATCGaaaaaggaataaaaaaaaaacggaAAAATGTTGACCTTAGCATGTTATTAGCTAGTAAGAAGGTGCGATAA